Proteins encoded within one genomic window of Chitinophaga parva:
- a CDS encoding S41 family peptidase, which translates to MHHIITGRPRLFAAIVVALTAISCHKKDHGGTTPPADTTSSVADRTKDTLYYITKDEYLWTDALPDYNTFAPRQFSSLDAELEAIRAFKRDSLDPTQPRDHYSFLDDGTVSGELNGGVSGDFGFNINYYALDDIRSIYVYPGSPAGKAGVKRGWKLTAVNGDTSLYYDYNAATGHGTNYDRLVNAFYNSSSTAFTFLKPDGTSSTVNLTTATYSINPLLFSKIYNVGGKKIGYFVFNQFLSLDLVKTRLDSLFGAFSAAGVTDVIVDIRYNGGGAVETSEYMANLLAPSTVGTSLMYTEYFNSNLTNHNYNAVTKAMRLDNGQYKLSDEYDYLVANNRANFSKKGSLSPQHVVFIASYNTASASELLINNLKPVLPSWKQVGRPTYGKPVGFIGITVGKSDLYAISFSIKNSKGIGDYYYGLQPTEGSTREDAAEDFGDVHEVYLNEAFHALGITDTDLGARERAASFDPRAASPVGQGIPLRTFKGMVTRLPHQ; encoded by the coding sequence ATGCACCATATTATCACGGGAAGGCCCCGCCTGTTTGCCGCCATCGTGGTGGCATTGACGGCCATATCCTGCCATAAAAAGGACCACGGCGGCACCACCCCGCCGGCAGACACTACTTCCTCCGTGGCAGACCGCACCAAAGACACCCTTTATTACATTACTAAAGACGAATACCTCTGGACAGACGCGCTGCCGGATTATAACACCTTTGCGCCCCGGCAGTTTTCCAGCCTGGACGCAGAACTGGAAGCCATCAGGGCATTCAAGCGCGATTCACTGGACCCTACACAGCCCCGGGACCATTACAGCTTCCTGGATGATGGCACCGTGTCCGGTGAGCTGAATGGCGGCGTGTCCGGCGACTTTGGCTTCAACATCAACTACTATGCGCTGGATGATATCCGCTCCATTTATGTATACCCCGGCTCTCCGGCCGGCAAGGCCGGCGTAAAGCGCGGATGGAAGCTCACCGCGGTAAATGGGGATACCAGCCTGTATTATGATTACAATGCCGCTACCGGCCATGGCACCAACTACGACCGGCTGGTAAATGCGTTTTACAACAGCAGCTCCACCGCCTTTACTTTCCTGAAGCCGGACGGCACTTCCTCCACTGTAAATCTTACCACGGCCACTTACAGCATTAACCCCCTGCTCTTTTCGAAGATCTACAACGTGGGTGGCAAAAAGATCGGCTACTTCGTGTTTAACCAGTTCCTGTCACTGGACCTGGTAAAAACCCGGCTGGACAGCCTTTTCGGCGCTTTCTCCGCGGCTGGTGTTACAGACGTGATCGTGGATATCCGCTACAATGGTGGCGGTGCGGTAGAAACGTCTGAATACATGGCCAACCTGCTGGCTCCCTCCACCGTAGGTACTTCACTCATGTACACGGAATACTTCAACAGCAATCTCACCAATCACAACTACAACGCGGTAACCAAAGCCATGCGCCTCGATAATGGCCAGTACAAACTTTCCGATGAATATGACTACCTGGTAGCAAATAACCGGGCAAACTTTTCCAAGAAAGGGAGCCTGAGCCCCCAGCACGTGGTGTTCATTGCTTCGTACAACACGGCATCCGCCAGTGAACTGCTTATCAACAACCTGAAGCCCGTGCTGCCATCGTGGAAGCAGGTGGGCCGCCCCACGTACGGCAAGCCGGTGGGCTTCATCGGCATCACCGTTGGTAAAAGCGACCTGTATGCCATCTCTTTCTCCATCAAAAATTCCAAAGGCATAGGCGATTATTACTATGGCCTGCAACCCACGGAAGGCAGTACCCGCGAAGATGCCGCCGAAGATTTTGGTGATGTACATGAAGTGTATCTGAATGAAGCATTTCATGCACTGGGCATCACGGATACAGACCTCGGTGCCCGTGAGCGCGCCGCCAGCTTCGATCCCCGAGCTGCATCACCGGTGGGCCAGGGCATTCCGCTACGTACTTTCAAAGGCATGGTCACCCGGTTGCCTCACCAGTGA
- a CDS encoding PadR family transcriptional regulator, whose product MNIDNTQSQMRKGVLEFCILSVIKQGEAYPSDIIEKMKEAKLDILEGTLYPLLTRLKNAELLTYRWVESSSGPPRKYFSMTDKGLEFYKELEATWLELANAVHALTQNEL is encoded by the coding sequence ATGAATATTGATAACACACAATCACAGATGCGGAAGGGGGTGCTCGAGTTTTGCATTCTCTCCGTGATCAAGCAAGGCGAGGCTTACCCTTCAGATATCATTGAGAAAATGAAAGAGGCCAAACTCGATATACTGGAGGGCACCCTTTACCCCCTGCTCACCCGGCTCAAAAATGCCGAATTGCTCACCTACCGCTGGGTAGAAAGCAGCTCCGGCCCCCCACGCAAGTATTTTTCCATGACAGATAAGGGCCTGGAATTTTACAAAGAACTCGAAGCAACCTGGCTGGAACTAGCCAACGCGGTACACGCACTCACCCAAAATGAACTCTAA
- a CDS encoding M28 family peptidase: MRHLLLAGLLLLSAAAQAQFSVDSSRLLNDIRTLSDDKYEGRRIGSRGSREAQYYLLGRFREIGLQPFNGKYERMFLYNDGGRNVTGTNIYGYIPGESDGVIIITAHYDHVGMHRSSDPAQTDSIFNGADDNASGTSGLLAMAQYYMQHKPRHMMVFAALDGEEEGLQGAKAFFVQPPFPVKQIRLNVNMDMISRNDQQELYASGLYYNPALKPFVDAAAEKSLIHLKTGHDRPDQGHNDWTAQSDQYEFKQRNIPYIYFGVEDHPDYHRASDEFKHIQPSFFFQAVNTVLTFIDAADKGLPIIPKDRRVM, from the coding sequence ATGCGCCATCTATTGCTTGCCGGTCTGCTGCTGCTCAGCGCTGCGGCGCAGGCTCAGTTCAGCGTGGATTCTTCCCGTTTGCTGAACGATATCCGCACTCTTTCTGATGACAAATATGAGGGCCGCCGCATAGGCTCCCGTGGTAGCCGCGAGGCACAATACTACCTGCTGGGCCGTTTCAGAGAAATAGGCCTGCAGCCCTTCAATGGGAAGTACGAGCGCATGTTCCTCTACAATGATGGTGGCCGGAATGTAACCGGCACTAACATTTACGGCTATATTCCCGGTGAGTCTGATGGAGTGATCATCATCACCGCACACTATGATCATGTGGGCATGCACCGCTCCAGTGATCCGGCACAGACAGACAGTATCTTTAACGGGGCGGATGACAATGCATCCGGCACCAGCGGCCTGCTGGCTATGGCGCAGTACTACATGCAGCACAAGCCACGGCACATGATGGTGTTTGCCGCGCTGGACGGGGAAGAAGAAGGGTTGCAGGGCGCCAAGGCGTTCTTTGTGCAACCGCCTTTCCCGGTAAAGCAAATACGGCTCAATGTGAATATGGACATGATAAGCCGCAATGACCAGCAGGAACTATACGCCAGTGGCCTGTATTATAACCCTGCCCTGAAACCTTTTGTGGATGCAGCCGCGGAGAAAAGCCTGATTCACCTGAAAACGGGCCATGACCGCCCGGACCAGGGGCACAACGACTGGACCGCACAAAGCGACCAGTACGAGTTTAAGCAACGCAATATTCCTTACATCTACTTTGGCGTGGAAGACCACCCGGACTATCACCGCGCTTCAGACGAGTTTAAGCACATACAACCTTCTTTCTTTTTCCAGGCGGTAAACACCGTACTTACCTTTATAGATGCGGCAGACAAGGGCCTGCCCATTATACCCAAAGACAGGAGGGTGATGTAA
- a CDS encoding PspC domain-containing protein translates to MKKIININLSARLIPIEDSAYEILRQYLDSLRRHFSKEEGAEEILSDIESRVAELFQDKLKNGAHCITDEDVQAVIASIGRPEQFEGDNAASQEAPETNTFQPRGRKRLYRDPDSKVLGGVCGGLGNYFNVDPVVFRIVFALLAIAGFGTGVLAYFILWVATPEATTAAEKLEMRGERVDLNSIKSTIQDEINQIKGNMGKVGDDIRNFTSGRGKQAGNGIERFFHGLADLLGRTIVILGKGVFYFLMVVLLICFITAAVTITSFSAFFPIKGVLLNPGLQSNLLWVTIALVFGIPVVAIIIFIVRKLTGIRQSSRGVSATLGVLWVIGLVCGLWLATSVGRDFRAGEHVTEKRTLEMPSHGKLIVKQQGWDNDENGHLQFGDLIADEDTVLYENAVNVRTETSPTGNFELEIRRRSRGRNMGQARYMAEQIQLDIHQEDSILYIPNDITIPRGVRFRGQEADVIVYVPAGKEIDMSGIRDGYRRHHVHFGRHGRDINIDVDDDDNDNDSDNDAAPVQNVDSLREHFRYHGSSDRQLDDSSKHTPVDNSDDKKTSATGVQATSLVLYSLYNLLKIS, encoded by the coding sequence ATGAAAAAGATCATCAATATAAACCTCTCTGCAAGGCTGATCCCCATCGAGGACAGCGCGTATGAGATACTCCGCCAGTATCTCGACAGCTTGCGCAGGCATTTTTCAAAAGAAGAAGGAGCTGAGGAAATTCTGAGTGATATTGAAAGCCGCGTTGCAGAGTTGTTCCAGGACAAATTGAAGAACGGCGCCCACTGCATTACCGATGAGGACGTGCAGGCCGTGATCGCCTCCATCGGCCGCCCCGAGCAGTTTGAAGGTGATAACGCTGCCAGCCAGGAAGCCCCTGAGACCAATACTTTCCAGCCCCGTGGCCGCAAGCGCCTGTACCGCGACCCGGACAGCAAGGTGCTGGGCGGGGTGTGCGGTGGCCTGGGTAACTACTTCAACGTAGACCCGGTAGTATTCCGCATCGTGTTTGCCCTGCTGGCCATTGCCGGTTTTGGTACCGGGGTGCTGGCCTACTTTATCCTGTGGGTGGCAACCCCGGAAGCCACCACTGCCGCTGAAAAGCTGGAAATGCGCGGCGAAAGGGTAGACCTCAATAGCATTAAATCCACCATCCAGGACGAGATCAACCAGATCAAGGGCAACATGGGCAAGGTGGGGGATGATATCCGAAATTTTACCTCCGGCCGCGGTAAACAGGCAGGAAACGGCATTGAACGTTTCTTCCACGGCCTGGCAGACCTGTTAGGCAGAACCATCGTGATCCTGGGTAAAGGTGTCTTTTACTTCCTGATGGTGGTGCTCCTGATCTGCTTTATCACCGCCGCTGTGACCATTACTTCTTTCTCCGCCTTTTTCCCCATCAAAGGGGTACTGCTCAATCCCGGCCTGCAGTCCAACCTGCTTTGGGTAACCATTGCGCTGGTGTTTGGTATCCCGGTAGTGGCCATCATCATCTTCATCGTGCGTAAGCTCACGGGCATCAGGCAAAGCAGCCGCGGCGTAAGCGCCACCCTGGGTGTGCTGTGGGTGATAGGGTTGGTGTGCGGCCTGTGGCTGGCCACCTCCGTGGGCCGCGATTTCCGCGCCGGTGAGCATGTAACGGAAAAACGGACCCTGGAAATGCCTTCCCACGGGAAGCTGATCGTAAAGCAGCAGGGCTGGGACAATGACGAAAACGGTCACCTCCAGTTTGGCGACCTCATTGCGGACGAAGACACGGTACTGTATGAAAATGCAGTGAACGTGCGTACGGAAACAAGCCCCACGGGTAACTTTGAGCTGGAGATCCGCCGCCGCTCCCGTGGCCGCAATATGGGCCAGGCCCGTTACATGGCAGAACAGATCCAGCTGGACATCCACCAGGAAGATTCCATCCTCTACATCCCGAATGACATTACCATCCCCCGCGGTGTACGGTTCCGGGGCCAGGAAGCAGACGTGATCGTGTATGTACCGGCCGGCAAGGAAATAGACATGAGCGGCATCCGCGACGGCTACCGCCGCCACCACGTCCACTTTGGCCGTCATGGTCGCGATATCAACATTGATGTGGATGACGATGATAATGACAACGACAGCGATAATGATGCGGCCCCGGTGCAGAACGTGGACTCCCTGCGTGAGCACTTCCGCTACCACGGCAGCTCTGACCGCCAGCTGGATGACAGCAGCAAGCATACGCCGGTAGACAACAGCGATGACAAGAAAACATCCGCTACCGGTGTACAGGCCACGTCCCTGGTGCTCTACAGCCTGTATAACCTGTTAAAGATCAGTTAG
- the feoB gene encoding ferrous iron transport protein B, giving the protein MDAPINIALVGNPNSGKSSLFNALTGLNQKVSNFPGVTVDKKTGSARISSHLQANIIDLPGTYSLYPKSADEYVTYEVLINPSHEEVPDLVVIVADAANLKRNLLFCSQIMDLKMPVVIALTMMDIARKKGIEIDLEGLESKLGVPVVAINPRKNKGLSELKKVIEQVLRDKQGVAVQDFIDNNALAPELIRDIKQYFPAKSDYAALHVAVNVDELPFLNGGQRLAIKNKLAEYKFNKTKMQAEEIMHRYGRIKTLMKATVVEADPLEKQLRSEKIDNLLLHRFWGYFILLTVLFVLFQSIFWLASYPMDAIESAFGALSGWLSTHLPDNNFTDLMVNGVLAGISGIAVFVPQIMILFGLITVLEDTGYMARISFLTDRLMRQVGLNGKSVMPLISGVACAVPAIMAARSIENRKERLITIMVTPLMSCSARLPIYTIVIALVVPDHKVLGFLSLQGLVMMGLYLLGFFMAILIAAILRLLVRMKEKSYFIMELPIYRAPRWKNVGVTMVQKAKIFVTDAGKVIMVISVILWFLASYGPPKGMQAAKAQYEAAVQAHPEQKEALDRQYQSDKLSHSYAGVLGHQIEPVIRPLGYDWKIGIALITSFAAREVFVGTMATLYSVGENPDDNDATLREKMMAARREDGSPVYTLATGLSLMIFYAFAMQCMSTLAVVRRETRSWKFPVIQLFYMTGLAYVCSFAVYQLFK; this is encoded by the coding sequence ATGGATGCTCCCATAAATATTGCGCTGGTGGGAAACCCCAACAGTGGCAAAAGTTCTCTCTTCAATGCCCTTACCGGCCTAAACCAGAAAGTAAGCAACTTTCCAGGTGTAACGGTGGATAAGAAAACCGGCTCTGCCCGGATCAGTTCCCACCTGCAGGCCAATATCATTGACCTGCCCGGTACCTATAGCCTCTATCCCAAAAGCGCGGACGAGTACGTAACCTACGAGGTGCTCATCAATCCCTCCCACGAAGAAGTACCGGACCTGGTAGTGATCGTAGCCGACGCTGCCAACCTGAAACGCAACCTGCTTTTCTGCTCCCAGATCATGGACCTCAAAATGCCCGTGGTAATAGCCCTCACGATGATGGACATTGCCCGTAAAAAAGGCATTGAGATAGACCTGGAAGGCCTGGAATCCAAGCTGGGCGTGCCCGTAGTGGCCATTAACCCGCGTAAGAACAAAGGGCTTAGCGAGCTCAAAAAAGTAATAGAACAGGTGCTGCGCGATAAACAAGGCGTAGCGGTGCAGGATTTCATAGACAATAACGCCCTGGCCCCGGAACTGATCCGGGACATCAAACAATACTTCCCGGCCAAAAGTGATTACGCGGCCCTGCACGTGGCCGTGAACGTGGACGAGCTGCCTTTCCTCAACGGTGGCCAGCGCCTGGCCATTAAGAACAAACTGGCGGAGTACAAATTCAACAAAACAAAAATGCAGGCCGAGGAGATCATGCACCGCTATGGCCGCATTAAAACCCTGATGAAGGCCACCGTGGTGGAAGCGGACCCGCTGGAAAAGCAACTGCGTTCTGAAAAGATAGACAACCTGCTGCTGCACCGGTTCTGGGGTTACTTCATTTTGCTGACCGTGCTTTTTGTATTGTTCCAAAGCATTTTCTGGCTGGCATCTTACCCCATGGACGCCATTGAAAGCGCCTTTGGGGCACTGAGTGGCTGGCTTTCCACCCACCTGCCGGATAATAATTTTACAGACCTCATGGTCAATGGAGTGCTGGCAGGCATCAGCGGCATTGCCGTGTTTGTGCCACAGATCATGATCCTTTTTGGGCTTATCACCGTCCTGGAAGATACCGGCTACATGGCCCGCATCAGCTTTCTTACAGACCGCCTGATGCGCCAGGTGGGCCTCAACGGTAAGTCCGTGATGCCCCTGATCAGCGGGGTGGCCTGTGCCGTACCGGCCATCATGGCGGCCCGCAGCATTGAAAACCGCAAGGAACGCCTTATCACCATCATGGTAACGCCCCTGATGAGCTGCTCCGCGCGCCTGCCCATTTACACCATCGTGATAGCGCTGGTAGTGCCGGACCACAAGGTGCTCGGCTTCCTGAGCCTGCAGGGCCTGGTGATGATGGGCCTTTACCTGCTGGGCTTTTTCATGGCCATCCTCATTGCTGCTATCCTGCGCCTGCTGGTGCGGATGAAGGAAAAGAGTTATTTCATCATGGAGTTGCCCATTTACCGCGCGCCCCGCTGGAAAAACGTGGGGGTGACCATGGTGCAGAAAGCCAAAATATTTGTGACCGATGCCGGTAAGGTGATCATGGTCATTTCCGTGATCCTCTGGTTCCTGGCTTCTTATGGCCCGCCCAAAGGGATGCAGGCTGCCAAGGCACAGTACGAGGCCGCAGTACAGGCCCATCCTGAACAAAAGGAAGCACTGGACCGCCAGTACCAATCAGACAAACTTTCCCACTCTTATGCCGGGGTGCTGGGCCACCAGATAGAGCCCGTTATCCGCCCCCTGGGCTATGACTGGAAAATAGGCATTGCGCTCATCACCTCTTTTGCCGCCCGTGAAGTGTTTGTAGGCACCATGGCCACCCTGTACAGCGTGGGTGAAAACCCGGACGATAACGACGCCACCCTCCGTGAAAAGATGATGGCCGCCCGCCGGGAAGATGGTAGCCCCGTGTACACTTTGGCCACCGGCCTTTCCCTCATGATCTTCTACGCCTTTGCCATGCAGTGTATGAGCACCCTGGCGGTGGTGCGCCGGGAAACCCGCTCCTGGAAGTTCCCCGTGATCCAGCTGTTCTACATGACCGGCCTGGCTTACGTATGCAGCTTTGCAGTATACCAGCTGTTCAAATAA